A genomic region of Vicinamibacterales bacterium contains the following coding sequences:
- the folP gene encoding dihydropteroate synthase, with amino-acid sequence MIAPRAPFTLPLPGRPALVLGSRTLVMGVLNVTPDSFSDGGRALDPERALDRALAMEAAGADLLDIGAESTRPGASPVPAREERLRLLPVLRRLHRVRIPLSIDTTKAEVARFGLDEGASIVNDVSGLQYDPDMAGLVAVREAPLILMHMRGRPEDMYARAAYADVVADVARDLTRAVERAVSRGVGWERLVLDPGIGFAKRAEHSARLLAGFDRLASLGRPLLAGPSRKSFLTRAIGDVPAGGRDWATAAAVTASVLGGAHVVRVHAVAEMVQVVRVADMIREHGVPSGADGESGRA; translated from the coding sequence ATGATCGCGCCGAGAGCTCCGTTCACCCTCCCCCTGCCCGGCCGCCCGGCTCTCGTGCTGGGATCCCGCACGCTCGTGATGGGCGTGCTCAACGTCACCCCGGACTCCTTCTCCGACGGGGGGCGCGCGCTGGACCCGGAACGGGCGCTCGACCGCGCCCTGGCCATGGAGGCGGCCGGCGCGGATCTCCTCGACATCGGCGCGGAGTCCACGCGGCCCGGGGCGTCCCCCGTGCCGGCCCGCGAGGAGCGGCTCCGCCTGCTTCCCGTGCTCCGCCGGCTGCACCGGGTCCGTATTCCGCTGTCGATCGACACCACCAAGGCCGAGGTCGCCAGGTTCGGCCTGGACGAAGGCGCCAGCATCGTGAACGACGTCAGCGGCCTGCAGTACGACCCCGACATGGCCGGGCTCGTCGCGGTGCGGGAGGCGCCCCTGATCCTGATGCACATGCGGGGACGCCCGGAGGACATGTACGCGCGCGCCGCCTATGCCGACGTGGTGGCGGACGTGGCCCGGGATCTGACCCGGGCGGTCGAGCGTGCGGTCAGCCGCGGCGTCGGCTGGGAGCGCCTGGTCCTCGACCCCGGCATCGGCTTCGCCAAGCGCGCCGAGCACAGCGCCCGGCTCCTCGCCGGGTTCGACCGGCTGGCGTCGCTCGGACGCCCGCTCCTGGCGGGACCGTCGCGCAAGTCGTTTCTGACGAGGGCGATTGGCGACGTCCCTGCGGGCGGCCGAGACTGGGCGACGGCGGCCGCCGTCACCGCGAGCGTGCTCGGGGGGGCGCACGTCGTGCGTGTGCATGCGGTCGCCGAAATGGTGCAGGTGGTCCGGGTCGCGGATATGATCCGGGAGCACGGCGTCCCGTCCGGAGCGGACGGCGAATCCGGGCGCGCCTGA
- the cdaA gene encoding diadenylate cyclase CdaA, protein MPWLDALLERPPVTWRDLIDIAIVSIVVYEVLKLIRGTRAAQMAVALGLIVGTFYLSRALELQTVNWLIRNLVGYVVFAAIVLLQTDIRRALVHLGRGPFFRYLRRVEADEDAIEELVVALEKLAAERIGALVIVERGIGLRNHIESGILLDARLTYDLIVAVFQPSSPLHDGAVIVQGDRVAAAACFLPLSINPKLARELGSRHRAAVGVTEENDAVALVVSEETGAVSLVVDGRVDRHQAPDQLRQRLRGLLKRSQLGAERRLAVATMD, encoded by the coding sequence ATGCCTTGGCTCGACGCACTCCTCGAACGCCCGCCCGTCACGTGGCGGGACCTCATCGACATCGCGATCGTGTCGATCGTGGTGTACGAGGTCCTCAAGCTGATCCGGGGGACCAGGGCCGCTCAGATGGCGGTGGCACTGGGGCTCATCGTCGGCACGTTCTACCTGTCACGGGCGCTCGAACTGCAGACGGTCAACTGGCTCATCAGGAACCTGGTCGGCTACGTGGTCTTCGCCGCCATCGTCCTGCTGCAGACCGACATCCGGCGCGCGCTCGTCCACCTGGGACGGGGGCCGTTCTTCAGGTACCTGCGGCGCGTCGAGGCCGACGAGGACGCGATCGAGGAGCTGGTGGTCGCGCTCGAGAAGCTCGCGGCCGAGCGCATCGGCGCCCTCGTGATCGTGGAGCGCGGCATCGGCCTGCGCAACCACATCGAAAGCGGCATCCTGCTCGACGCGCGCCTCACTTACGACCTCATCGTCGCAGTGTTCCAGCCCAGCTCCCCGTTGCACGACGGCGCCGTCATCGTGCAGGGGGATCGGGTGGCCGCCGCCGCGTGCTTCCTCCCCCTCAGCATCAATCCCAAGCTCGCGCGCGAGCTCGGCTCGCGCCACCGCGCCGCCGTGGGGGTCACCGAGGAGAACGACGCCGTGGCCCTGGTGGTCTCGGAGGAGACCGGCGCCGTGTCCCTGGTGGTGGACGGCCGCGTCGACCGCCACCAGGCGCCCGACCAGCTCCGGCAGCGCCTGCGGGGGCTCCTCAAGCGCTCGCAGCTCGGCGCGGAACGGCGGCTCGCTGTCGCCACGATGGACTGA